From the Desulfosarcina sp. BuS5 genome, one window contains:
- the cas6 gene encoding CRISPR-associated endoribonuclease Cas6 has translation MDESLKHLILGGFSSQKIKLMLNGQKCVFTIVNVDIQPEPIFSNREKFICLSPITVTTIKIDENGKRKQHFLNYMIPEERNHFIDNLKKNLINKYETINNTKYQNSNYPFNFNFDINYITKRMGNITKLMEFKNKIKIKAIEAPFSIEADPELIKIGYECGWGEKNSAGFGCVEQI, from the coding sequence ATGGATGAAAGTCTCAAACATTTAATATTAGGCGGTTTTTCCAGTCAAAAAATTAAATTAATGTTAAATGGGCAAAAATGTGTTTTTACTATAGTCAATGTAGACATACAACCGGAACCGATCTTCAGTAATCGTGAAAAATTTATTTGTCTCTCTCCAATAACTGTTACAACAATAAAAATCGACGAAAATGGAAAACGGAAACAGCATTTTTTAAATTATATGATTCCGGAAGAAAGAAATCATTTTATTGATAATCTTAAAAAAAACCTGATTAACAAATACGAAACGATTAATAATACCAAATATCAAAATTCAAATTACCCCTTTAACTTTAATTTCGATATTAATTACATCACAAAACGAATGGGTAACATTACAAAGTTAATGGAGTTTAAAAATAAAATTAAAATAAAAGCTATAGAGGCTCCTTTCAGCATTGAAGCTGATCCGGAATTAATAAAGATCGGTTACGAATGTGGCTGGGGTGAAAAAAATAGCGCTGGTTTTGGCTGCGTTGAACAAATT
- a CDS encoding IS4 family transposase, which translates to MDIFNIPKKNFNPQSHARFLKPLQKIFPDTPQLKSRGHRPLKMTFEDQLHALIFFHLQEHESARDLIQHLKEDDFAKECVAPDGGISRSSFSEIINSRGLEQLEYVFQALCSQAQNALPSNYSDLGELVSIDGSLIDAVLSMYWADYRKGAKKAKGHFGFDVNRKIPIKIHLTNGNGAERPFVRSILTKGQTGIMDRGYQSHKDFDLLQDEKKHFVCRIKAKTTRTIIKEQPVDPDSYIFYDAVVLLGTPGVNQTRKPVRLVGYKIAGVKYFVATDRYDLTAEQVATVYKLRWDIETFFKWWKKHLKVYHLIAHSRYGLMVQILAGLITYLLMAIYCHEQFNEPVSIKRIRQLRNTIQNELRTDEKNVWSNNLIIKEQMLYAKT; encoded by the coding sequence ATGGACATATTCAATATCCCAAAAAAGAATTTTAATCCCCAATCTCATGCTCGATTTCTCAAACCTTTGCAAAAGATTTTTCCTGACACGCCACAGCTTAAATCCCGAGGTCACAGGCCATTGAAAATGACTTTTGAAGATCAGCTTCACGCACTGATATTTTTCCATCTACAAGAACATGAATCAGCTCGTGATCTTATTCAACACCTTAAAGAAGACGATTTTGCCAAAGAATGTGTCGCTCCAGATGGAGGGATCAGTCGTAGCAGTTTTTCCGAAATTATCAATTCTCGAGGGCTTGAACAGCTTGAATATGTTTTTCAAGCTCTTTGCAGCCAGGCACAAAATGCTTTACCATCAAATTATTCAGATCTCGGTGAACTCGTTTCCATTGATGGATCTTTAATTGATGCAGTTCTGTCCATGTACTGGGCTGATTACAGAAAAGGCGCTAAAAAAGCAAAAGGCCATTTCGGCTTTGATGTCAATCGCAAGATTCCTATAAAAATTCATCTGACAAATGGAAATGGCGCTGAACGCCCCTTTGTCAGGTCTATCCTTACAAAAGGCCAAACAGGAATCATGGATCGGGGGTATCAATCACATAAGGATTTTGATCTTCTTCAGGATGAAAAAAAACATTTTGTTTGCCGCATCAAAGCGAAAACAACAAGAACTATTATCAAAGAGCAGCCTGTTGATCCCGACAGCTATATTTTTTATGATGCTGTGGTTCTTCTTGGCACTCCTGGGGTAAACCAGACCAGAAAGCCGGTTCGACTGGTTGGTTATAAAATTGCCGGTGTCAAATATTTTGTGGCAACTGATCGTTATGATCTTACAGCCGAGCAGGTTGCAACCGTTTATAAGCTTAGATGGGATATCGAAACTTTTTTCAAATGGTGGAAGAAACATTTAAAAGTGTACCACTTGATTGCTCACAGTAGATATGGCCTGATGGTTCAAATCCTTGCGGGGTTAATAACCTACCTGCTTATGGCCATATACTGCCATGAACAGTTTAATGAACCTGTATCAATAAAGAGGATTCGTCAGCTTAGAAATACCATCCAGAACGAATTACGTACTGACGAAAAAAACGTATGGTCTAATAATCTGATTATCAAAGAGCAAATGCTATATGCAAAAACTTAA